One Candidatus Woesearchaeota archaeon genomic window, CTAATAAATGGACCAAATACTGTTCTAGTATTTCTTTCTTCATTAATTTCAATTGGAGTTCCAGTAAATCCAATTCTTTTAGCCTTTGGTAAAGCTCTTGCAAGATTTCTAGCCATATTATTATATTGAGTTCTATGAGCTTCATCAACTAAAATAATGATATTACTTCTATCATTCAACATAGAAAATTTCTTTTTTTCAGCTTTCTCTTTTTCTAACAATTGAAACTTTTGAATAGTTGTAAAAAAAATTCCACCTTGTTTGCTTTGACTTAAATGTTTTTTTAAATCTTTAATACTTTCCATCCTATGTGAAAATTTCATTCCCGTATCTTGAAAATTGTTTGTAATTTGTTCATCTAAATCTTCTCTATCTGTAACAATTAAAATCGTTGGGGCGTTGAGACTTTCTTCTTTTTTAACTTTTTTGCATAGAAAACCATAACAAAACTTTTTCCAGCACCTTGAGTATGTCAGATTACTCCTACTCTACCATCTTTAGATTTTTTGGTTCTAATTATAGCTTCATTTACTGCATCTATTTGATAATATGTTGCAACAATTTTAGAATTATCTTCAAATAAAACAAAATTATCTAAATTATCTAAAATATCAATAATCATATCTTTAGAAAAAATTTCTCTAATTAAAATTTCTTGTTCATCATAGCCATCAGGATATTTCATTCTTAAAGATTTCCAAACTGTAAATCTTGAATAATCCGCCGTTAAAGAACCAACCTTTGCTGTTGCACCATCTGAGATTACATTTACAACATTATAAAAGAAAAGTTGTGGATAATCTTTTTGATATCCTTGGATTTGATTATAAGCTACTTTAACTGTAGCTTCAATATCTTCTGGATCTTTAAATTCAACCAGACCGATAGGTAAGCCATTAATATAAACTACTAAGTCGGTTCTTATTGGGTCTTTATTTTGCTCTTTTATCGTTACTTGGTTAGATACAATATAATTGTTATTATTTTTATTTTTAAAATCAATTAAAATAATTTGTTTAGCATCTAACTCTCCTTTAGTATTTTTAAATTCCTTAGTGATCCCTTCTCTTAAAATTCTATGAAACTCTTTATTTTTTCCAAAAATTGTTCCACCATCTAAATATTTTAAATCTGAAAGAACTTGCTTTAAAATTGATTCTGGAACTTCAGGATTAATTCTTTTTAAAGCTTCTAAAAAATAAGGTTCCAATATTACATCCTCAGATTTTCTTAAACCATCTTTTATATGAGTATTTCCATGAATATAGGTATATTCCAATTCCTCAAATACTTCAATGCCTGGTTTTTCTACAGATGAATACTCACTCATAAGATTACTTGCACATTATTTATTTATAAATATATATGCTTTATACATTATCAGAAAAAAGTTCTTGCCCAAAAATCTGGAAAATTGAAGCTACTATCTAAAAGAAAGATTAGTTATTTTTTGAAACATTTTATATTTCATTTGAATTTTTAGTCTTATTTACTAACAAAGATAAAGTAAAATTTATAAACTAATTTTTTAATTCTTATATATATGAATACTTTTCACTTCATTGATTTATCGAGAGAAGAATTTGAATCAATGGTTAATGATATTTGTAGATCTATTTTAGGGATGGCGACAATCTCTTTTTCCGAAGGAAAAGATGGAGGAAGAGATGGTATTTTTCATGGAATTGCCAAAAATTTTAATGGTTATGAAGGAAAATTTGTTATTCAAGCAAAAAAAACAGGAAAATTAAACGCAAGTTGTAGTGATTCTAATTTTATAAAAATTATAGATGAAGAGATTCCAAAAATTAAATCTTTAGTTCAAGAAGGTAATTTAGATTATTATTTGATGTTTACTAATAGAAAATTGCCAGGGATTGGGAATCAAAAATTAATTGATAATATTAAAGAAAAAACTGGGGTAAAAGAAGTATATATTATGGGTTTAGAAAATTTAAATTCATATATGGATGACTCTTTGATTAGTAGATATAATCTTAATAAGTATAGAGAACCTTTAAGAATAAATCCTGAAGATTTAAAATCATTAATTTATGAATTTGAAAAAAATACTAATCACATTGTAAATCCTGAATTTGTTAATAGGATTAAAGCTTTTGATATTGAGAAAAAAAATGAAATTAATAATATGTCTAATGATTTCTATAAAGAAGTCATTTTAAAATCATCCAATCTGAGATTTGATGAAATCGATTTATTTTTGCAAGATCCAATCAATGAAGAATACAATGAGATGTATAAAGAGGTTTCATCGGAATTTCAAGAAAAAATATTTACTAAATTAAAAAATGTAAAGTTTTTTGAAGAAAATTTTGATGTTTTATATGATGAAATTTTATCAAAAATGCCCGAAATAAAAAAAAGAAGTTTAATTAGATTGTTT contains:
- a CDS encoding type I restriction endonuclease, giving the protein MSEYSSVEKPGIEVFEELEYTYIHGNTHIKDGLRKSEDVILEPYFLEALKRINPEVPESILKQVLSDLKYLDGGTIFGKNKEFHRILREGITKEFKNTKGELDAKQIILIDFKNKNNNNYIVSNQVTIKEQNKDPIRTDLVVYINGLPIGLVEFKDPEDIEATVKVAYNQIQGYQKDYPQLFFYNVVNVISDGATAKVGSLTADYSRFTVWKSLRMKYPDGYDEQEILIREIFSKDMIIDILDNLDNFVLFEDNSKIVATYYQIDAVNEAIIRTKKSKDGRVGVI
- a CDS encoding restriction endonuclease, with translation MNTFHFIDLSREEFESMVNDICRSILGMATISFSEGKDGGRDGIFHGIAKNFNGYEGKFVIQAKKTGKLNASCSDSNFIKIIDEEIPKIKSLVQEGNLDYYLMFTNRKLPGIGNQKLIDNIKEKTGVKEVYIMGLENLNSYMDDSLISRYNLNKYREPLRINPEDLKSLIYEFEKNTNHIVNPEFVNRIKAFDIEKKNEINNMSNDFYKEVILKSSNLRFDEIDLFLQDPINEEYNEMYKEVSSEFQEKIFTKLKNVKFFEENFDVLYDEILSKMPEIKKRSLIRLFLHYMYINCDIGKSPVMEEEKC